The Petropleomorpha daqingensis genome includes a window with the following:
- a CDS encoding multicopper oxidase domain-containing protein — protein sequence MHEESRDVARRRLPAASLLAMGAALVVLAGYLVLVTTGRPAAGHESAGTTRTYYIAADSVRWDYAPTGSNGITGQPFDDVANEFVAAGPERIGSAYVKSLYREYTDRSFSTLTPRPAAWEHLGFLGPVIHAVVGDRVRIVFKNNLDRPASVHMHGLKYDKGAEGAPYADGSTARQKDDDAVPPGAIYTYDYTVPERAGPGPMDPSSVMWMYHSHTDEVGDTYAGLVGPVIVTARGQARADGTPRGVDRELVAVFQVSDENQSLDLPANLAGLPAPPDPEDEGFEESNLMHDINGYVYGNQPLGSAPGEGMTVRAGQHVRWYLMAMGTEVDLHTPHWHGNTVLANGMRVDVTSLLPAQMIVADMTPDDPGIWLFHCHVNDHILAGMMTRYQVLP from the coding sequence ATGCACGAGGAGTCGCGGGACGTCGCACGACGGCGGCTGCCGGCCGCATCCCTCCTGGCGATGGGCGCGGCGCTCGTCGTCCTCGCCGGGTACCTGGTGCTGGTCACCACCGGCCGGCCGGCGGCCGGGCACGAGAGTGCGGGGACCACCCGGACGTACTACATCGCCGCGGACTCCGTGAGGTGGGACTACGCCCCGACGGGGAGCAACGGCATCACCGGCCAGCCGTTCGACGACGTCGCGAACGAGTTCGTCGCCGCGGGACCCGAGCGCATCGGCAGCGCCTACGTGAAGTCGCTGTACCGCGAGTACACCGACCGCTCGTTCAGCACGCTCACACCCCGCCCGGCGGCGTGGGAGCACCTCGGCTTCCTCGGGCCGGTCATCCACGCCGTCGTCGGCGACCGTGTCCGGATCGTGTTCAAGAACAACCTCGACCGGCCGGCCAGCGTGCACATGCACGGCCTCAAGTACGACAAGGGCGCCGAAGGGGCGCCGTACGCCGACGGCAGCACCGCGCGGCAGAAGGACGACGACGCGGTGCCACCCGGTGCGATCTACACCTACGACTACACGGTCCCCGAGCGCGCCGGTCCCGGCCCCATGGACCCCAGCTCGGTGATGTGGATGTACCACTCCCACACCGACGAGGTCGGCGACACCTACGCCGGGCTGGTCGGCCCGGTCATCGTCACCGCCCGGGGCCAGGCCCGGGCCGACGGGACGCCGCGCGGCGTCGACCGGGAGCTCGTCGCCGTCTTCCAGGTGAGCGACGAGAACCAGAGCCTCGACCTGCCCGCGAACCTGGCCGGTCTGCCGGCACCGCCGGACCCGGAGGACGAGGGGTTCGAGGAGTCGAACCTGATGCACGACATCAACGGCTACGTGTACGGCAACCAGCCGCTCGGGTCGGCGCCGGGCGAGGGCATGACGGTCAGGGCGGGGCAGCACGTCCGCTGGTACCTGATGGCCATGGGCACGGAGGTCGACCTCCACACGCCGCACTGGCACGGCAACACGGTGCTCGCCAACGGCATGCGCGTGGACGTGACCTCGCTGCTGCCCGCCCAGATGATCGTCGCCGACATGACACCGGACGACCCCGGCATCTGGCTGTTCCACTGCCACGTCAACGACCACATCCTGGCCGGGATGATGACCCGCTACCAGGTCCTCCCCTGA
- a CDS encoding DUF5703 family protein, producing the protein MEAVAEWEFAPLRIPPGTSRSAAATMLSLQADTGGWELARLQLHADGTRKAIMRRRARLSYLPKPAI; encoded by the coding sequence ATGGAGGCGGTCGCGGAGTGGGAGTTCGCGCCGCTGCGGATCCCACCGGGCACGTCCCGATCCGCAGCGGCGACCATGCTGAGCCTGCAGGCCGACACGGGGGGCTGGGAGCTGGCCCGCCTGCAGCTGCACGCCGACGGCACGCGCAAGGCGATCATGCGTCGTCGCGCACGCCTGAGCTACCTGCCGAAACCCGCGATCTAG
- a CDS encoding NAD-dependent epimerase/dehydratase family protein, with product MRIVVTGSSGHLGEALVRELRAAGHATVGLDLLPSAHTDVVASITDDDAVREAVVGADAVLHTATLHKPHVGTHTRREFVDTNVGGTLTLLEAAVDAGVGRFVLTSTTSAFGRALTPGSGAPAAWITEDVVPRPRNVYGVTKVAAEDLCELVARDAGLPCVVLRTSRFFPEEDDDAAVAGAYDAENVRVNELLHRRVDLADVVSAHVAALGRAPELGFARYVISATTPFDREDLAELRSDAPAVLARVVPEHAEVYASRGWRMFPAIDRVYVNERARAELGWEPRYDFRRALELLRQGEAPGSPLAAAVGAKGYHPEPTGPYTTRSRVSAGSSGVRDDA from the coding sequence GTGCGCATCGTGGTCACCGGCAGTTCCGGGCATCTGGGTGAGGCCCTCGTGCGCGAGTTGCGGGCGGCGGGGCACGCGACGGTCGGTCTCGACCTGCTGCCGTCGGCGCACACCGACGTGGTCGCGTCGATCACCGACGACGACGCCGTCCGCGAGGCCGTGGTGGGTGCCGACGCCGTCCTGCACACCGCGACGCTGCACAAGCCGCACGTCGGCACGCACACCCGGCGGGAGTTCGTCGACACCAACGTCGGCGGGACGCTCACGCTGCTCGAGGCCGCGGTCGACGCCGGGGTCGGCCGGTTCGTCCTCACCAGCACGACCAGCGCGTTCGGCCGGGCGCTGACCCCCGGGAGCGGGGCGCCGGCGGCCTGGATCACCGAGGACGTGGTCCCGCGGCCGCGCAACGTGTACGGCGTCACCAAGGTCGCCGCCGAGGACCTGTGCGAGCTCGTCGCCCGCGACGCCGGCCTGCCGTGCGTCGTCCTGCGCACCTCGCGGTTCTTCCCCGAAGAGGACGACGACGCCGCGGTCGCCGGTGCCTACGACGCCGAGAACGTGCGGGTCAACGAACTGCTCCACCGGCGGGTCGACCTGGCCGACGTCGTCAGCGCCCACGTCGCCGCGCTGGGGCGGGCGCCCGAGCTCGGGTTCGCCCGGTACGTCATCAGCGCCACCACGCCGTTCGACCGCGAGGACCTCGCGGAGTTGCGCAGCGATGCGCCGGCCGTGCTGGCGCGGGTCGTGCCCGAGCACGCGGAGGTCTACGCCTCCCGCGGCTGGCGGATGTTCCCGGCGATCGACCGGGTGTACGTCAACGAGAGGGCGCGCGCCGAGCTGGGCTGGGAGCCCCGCTACGACTTCCGGCGCGCGCTCGAGCTGCTCCGGCAGGGGGAGGCGCCGGGCAGCCCGCTGGCCGCCGCCGTCGGCGCCAAGGGCTACCACCCGGAGCCGACCGGCCCCTACACGACTAGATCGCGGGTTTCGGCAGGTAGCTCAGGCGTGCGCGACGACGCATGA
- a CDS encoding IclR family transcriptional regulator, with protein MGAGQPTLIQSVQRALRLLEVVADHGGRARAKEIARAAGLPLATTYHLLRTCAHEGWLQHLDDGSYVLGHRIDVVRDHGTAARGIALARPALEWLRDELHGAVYLGRYVDGEILVADIVDSPRTPRIELWVGIHDAAHATALGKSILGQLPAADREDYLSRHPLHDLTPRTVVDRRRLRLPGPGEVAVDEGEYAVGIRCCGAAVPTPEGVVAVAVVLSPTVGDPRPALRTGAGRIARALALAG; from the coding sequence GTGGGCGCAGGACAGCCGACACTGATCCAGTCCGTGCAGCGGGCCCTGCGCCTGCTCGAGGTGGTCGCCGACCACGGCGGCCGGGCCCGCGCCAAGGAGATCGCCCGCGCCGCGGGCCTCCCCCTCGCGACGACCTACCACCTGCTGCGCACCTGCGCCCACGAGGGCTGGCTGCAGCACCTCGACGACGGCTCCTACGTCCTCGGCCACCGCATCGACGTCGTCCGCGACCACGGGACGGCGGCCCGCGGCATCGCGCTGGCCCGCCCCGCACTGGAGTGGCTGCGCGACGAGCTGCACGGCGCGGTCTACCTGGGCCGCTACGTCGACGGCGAGATCCTCGTGGCCGACATCGTCGACAGCCCGCGCACACCGCGGATCGAGCTCTGGGTCGGCATCCACGACGCCGCGCACGCCACCGCGCTGGGCAAGTCCATCCTCGGCCAGCTGCCGGCCGCGGACCGCGAGGACTACCTGTCCCGGCACCCGCTGCACGACCTCACGCCGCGGACCGTGGTCGACCGGCGCCGGCTGCGGCTGCCCGGCCCCGGGGAGGTCGCGGTCGACGAGGGCGAGTACGCGGTCGGCATCCGCTGCTGCGGCGCGGCGGTGCCCACGCCGGAGGGCGTGGTGGCGGTCGCCGTCGTCCTCTCCCCCACCGTCGGCGATCCGCGACCCGCGCTGCGGACCGGCGCCGGACGGATCGCCCGCGCGCTCGCCCTCGCCGGGTGA